One Gordonia zhaorongruii DNA segment encodes these proteins:
- a CDS encoding dTDP-4-dehydrorhamnose 3,5-epimerase family protein — translation MEVRPLDISGAWEFTPVLRGDDRGVFLEAFKADVVAEAIGHRFDLAQVNTSVSAAGVLRGVHFADVPPGQAKYVTCTVGAILDVIVDIRVGSPTFGEHESVLLDDETRRAVYLGEGLGHAFCSLADGSTVTYLCSTGYRPAGEHGVNPHDADLGIEWPSHGRDGRELDFELSSKDVAAPSLSHAEADGLLPMYDDVQRYLAGLR, via the coding sequence ATGGAGGTTCGTCCGCTCGACATCAGCGGCGCCTGGGAGTTCACGCCGGTCCTGCGCGGAGACGACCGTGGAGTGTTCCTCGAGGCGTTCAAGGCGGACGTCGTGGCGGAGGCGATCGGTCACCGCTTCGATCTGGCCCAGGTCAACACCTCGGTGTCGGCGGCCGGGGTGCTGCGCGGGGTCCACTTCGCCGACGTGCCGCCCGGCCAGGCCAAGTACGTGACCTGCACGGTGGGCGCGATCCTCGATGTGATCGTCGACATCCGGGTCGGGTCACCGACATTCGGCGAGCACGAGAGCGTCCTGCTCGACGACGAGACCCGCAGGGCCGTCTACCTGGGAGAGGGACTCGGTCACGCGTTCTGTTCGCTCGCAGACGGTTCCACCGTCACTTACCTGTGCTCGACCGGATATCGCCCGGCCGGTGAGCACGGGGTGAACCCGCATGACGCCGACCTCGGTATCGAATGGCCGAGCCATGGCCGTGACGGGCGTGAACTCGACTTCGAGTTGTCCTCGAAGGACGTTGCCGCACCGTCGCTCTCGCACGCTGAAGCGGACGGCCTGCTGCCGATGTACGACGACGTCCAGCGGTACCTCGCCGGTCTGCGCTGA
- the rfbA gene encoding glucose-1-phosphate thymidylyltransferase RfbA: MRGIVLAGGTGSRLHPITQGVSKQLVPVYDKPMIYYPLSTLMLAGIRDILIVTTPHDRAQFEALLGDGSQFGVSITYAVQPEPRGLAQAFVVGSDHIGDDSVALVLGDNIFYGPGLGNQLQGFAGVDGGAIFAYRVKDPSAYGVIEFDAEGAAISLEEKPVNPKSRYAVPGLYFYDNDVVDIARNLTPSARGEYEITDVNAEYLRRGALNVTVLPRGTAWLDTGTFDSLLDAGNFVRTVEQRQGLKIAVPEEIAWRLGYIDDAHLRGRAEDLVKSGYGNYLFDLLDRGREL, from the coding sequence ATGCGTGGAATCGTCCTCGCCGGTGGCACCGGGTCGCGCTTGCATCCGATTACGCAGGGCGTGAGTAAGCAGCTCGTACCGGTCTACGACAAGCCGATGATCTACTACCCGCTGTCGACCCTCATGCTCGCCGGGATCCGCGACATCCTCATCGTCACCACACCTCACGACCGCGCCCAGTTCGAAGCGCTGCTCGGGGACGGCTCGCAGTTCGGTGTGAGCATCACTTACGCGGTGCAACCGGAGCCGCGCGGGCTCGCCCAGGCATTCGTCGTGGGGTCCGACCACATCGGCGACGATTCGGTGGCGCTCGTCCTGGGCGACAACATCTTCTACGGGCCAGGACTGGGCAACCAGTTGCAGGGTTTCGCCGGCGTCGACGGCGGTGCCATCTTCGCCTACCGCGTGAAGGACCCTTCGGCGTACGGCGTCATCGAGTTCGACGCGGAGGGGGCCGCGATCTCCTTGGAGGAGAAGCCGGTCAATCCGAAGTCGAGGTATGCGGTACCGGGTCTCTACTTCTACGACAACGACGTGGTCGACATCGCCCGAAACCTGACGCCGTCGGCGCGCGGTGAGTACGAGATCACCGACGTCAACGCGGAGTACCTGCGGCGGGGCGCGCTGAATGTCACGGTCCTGCCGCGCGGTACGGCGTGGCTGGACACCGGAACGTTCGATTCGCTGCTCGACGCTGGGAACTTCGTGCGCACCGTCGAACAGCGGCAGGGCCTGAAGATCGCCGTGCCCGAGGAGATCGCCTGGCGGCTCGGCTACATCGACGACGCCCATCTGCGTGGGCGGGCCGAGGACCTCGTCAAATCCGGCTACGGCAACTACCTCTTCGACCTGCTCGATCGCGGACGGGAACTCTGA
- the rfbB gene encoding dTDP-glucose 4,6-dehydratase, with translation MRVLVTGGAGFIGANFVLRTLATRPDAELTVLDKFTYAANPATLAPVADRVRVVRGDIADPAVVDPLVARSDLVVNFAAESHNDNSLADPSSFVQTNLVGTYTLLEAVRRHGTTLHHVSTDEVYGDLDLDDPSRFTESTAYNPSSPYSSTKAGSDLLVRAWVRSFGIVATISNCSNNYGPYQHVEKFIPRQITNVLTGVRPKLYGDGANVRDWIHVDDHNDAVWAIIERGQPGETYLIGADGEADNRTVVEAILRLLGHPEDAFDFVTDRAGHDRRYAIDATRLRTELGWAPTYTDFQSGLAATIDWYRAHSDWWAPVKDGVESSYARTQNILD, from the coding sequence ATGCGAGTACTGGTGACCGGCGGAGCCGGATTCATCGGCGCCAACTTCGTGCTGCGCACGCTGGCCACACGTCCGGACGCCGAACTCACGGTGCTCGACAAGTTCACCTACGCAGCCAATCCGGCGACACTGGCCCCGGTCGCCGACCGTGTCCGCGTGGTTCGTGGCGACATCGCCGATCCCGCCGTCGTCGATCCGCTCGTCGCCCGGTCGGATCTCGTCGTGAACTTCGCCGCCGAGTCGCATAACGACAACTCGCTCGCCGACCCGTCATCGTTCGTGCAGACCAACCTGGTCGGCACCTACACACTGCTCGAAGCGGTGCGACGCCACGGCACCACCCTGCATCACGTGAGCACGGACGAGGTGTACGGCGATCTCGACCTCGACGACCCGTCCCGGTTCACCGAGTCGACTGCCTACAACCCGTCGAGTCCGTACAGCTCGACCAAAGCCGGCAGCGACCTTCTGGTCCGAGCATGGGTCCGCTCGTTCGGCATCGTCGCCACCATCTCCAACTGCAGCAACAACTACGGTCCGTACCAGCACGTGGAGAAGTTCATCCCGCGGCAGATCACGAACGTGTTGACCGGTGTGCGTCCCAAGCTGTACGGCGACGGCGCCAACGTGCGCGACTGGATACACGTCGACGATCACAACGACGCGGTGTGGGCGATCATCGAACGCGGGCAACCCGGCGAGACGTACCTGATCGGTGCGGACGGCGAGGCCGACAACCGCACCGTCGTCGAGGCGATCCTGCGACTCCTCGGCCACCCCGAGGACGCGTTCGATTTCGTCACCGACCGCGCGGGCCACGACCGGCGATACGCGATCGACGCCACCCGGCTCCGCACAGAGCTCGGCTGGGCACCGACCTACACCGACTTCCAGTCCGGTCTCGCCGCGACGATCGACTGGTACCGGGCTCACAGCGACTGGTGGGCCCCGGTCAAGGACGGCGTGGAATCGTCGTACGCACGGACCCAGAACATCCTCGACTGA
- the galE gene encoding UDP-glucose 4-epimerase GalE, whose product MRVLVTGGAGYIGSHTVLQLLAAGHDVVVADDFSNAKASIIGRLVNLSSKQITVYTVDLTDEIATEHVFASEEIDAVIHFAGFKAVGESVAKPLSYYRNNIDTAFSVLKAMDAHGVRQFVFSSSATVYGENPVRERTEDMPTSATNPYGWTKVMIEQILRDLAEADESWRIAILRYFNPVGAHVSGDIGEDPTGIPNNLMPFVAQVAVGRRDKLQVFGDDYDTPDGTGVRDYIHVEDLAAGHVAALDRIGTTDQPLSVWNLGSGQANSVLEVIAAFERASGRDIPYAVAPRRSGDLPAYWADPSKANRELGWEATRTIDDMCVDTWRWQSQNPDGFPDL is encoded by the coding sequence ATGCGTGTTCTCGTCACCGGCGGTGCCGGCTACATCGGCTCCCACACCGTTCTGCAGTTACTCGCCGCGGGACACGATGTGGTGGTCGCCGACGACTTCAGCAACGCCAAGGCGAGCATCATCGGCCGCCTGGTGAACCTCTCGAGCAAGCAGATCACCGTCTACACGGTGGACCTGACCGACGAGATCGCAACCGAGCACGTCTTCGCCTCCGAGGAGATCGACGCGGTCATCCACTTCGCCGGGTTCAAGGCGGTCGGCGAGTCGGTAGCGAAGCCCCTCTCCTACTACCGCAACAACATCGACACCGCCTTCTCCGTTCTCAAGGCGATGGACGCGCACGGCGTCCGGCAGTTCGTGTTCTCCTCGTCGGCCACCGTGTACGGCGAGAATCCGGTCCGAGAGCGCACCGAGGACATGCCGACCTCGGCCACGAATCCGTACGGCTGGACCAAGGTGATGATCGAGCAGATTCTGCGCGATCTCGCCGAGGCCGATGAATCGTGGCGCATCGCGATCCTGCGCTACTTCAATCCGGTCGGTGCACACGTCAGCGGCGACATCGGAGAGGATCCCACCGGGATCCCCAACAACCTGATGCCGTTCGTCGCACAGGTCGCGGTGGGTCGGCGCGACAAGCTGCAGGTCTTCGGCGACGATTACGACACCCCGGACGGCACCGGCGTCCGGGACTACATCCACGTGGAGGATCTGGCCGCCGGGCATGTCGCGGCACTCGACCGGATCGGCACCACCGACCAACCGCTCTCGGTCTGGAATCTGGGGTCGGGTCAGGCCAATTCGGTGCTCGAGGTGATCGCGGCCTTCGAACGCGCCAGCGGTCGCGACATCCCCTATGCGGTCGCACCGCGTCGGTCGGGCGACCTGCCCGCCTACTGGGCCGATCCGTCCAAGGCCAACCGGGAACTCGGATGGGAGGCCACCCGCACGATCGACGACATGTGCGTCGATACCTGGCGGTGGCAGTCGCAGAACCCTGACGGCTTCCCCGACCTCTGA
- a CDS encoding MFS transporter — protein sequence MTTTTTAPASSRFFGWVAVSLAVFAAAWGGNQFTPLLVMYRTSNGISPVVVDILLFTYVLGIVPALLIGGPLSDRFGRRPLMLPSPLIAAAGSVFLALGADAVPLLVVGRVLSGIALGLAMAVGGSWIKELSDRDGAGVTAGARRAALSLTAGFGVGAGVAAVLAQWAPWPNQLSYLINIILAVVAFGAILRTPESLAAKPDGDFSLRGDLRIRSARHPRFWVMVAPVAPWVFGACAVAYAVIPAFMTDRTSDWSIAFAGLCCVAGLASGFFIQTLGKRIDKPGTPRTMVVALVLVMAGLGLSIAAAAMLTVPIALVAAAVLGCGYGMALISGLLEVQRIAKPRDLAGLTAVFYSLTYLGFASPAIMAGIMESFPSVSYAEMFGFGVAMALLAVIVVVVGNRTRKAGPQTLRPARVTEVDLEQRSAESEDTREMTSQR from the coding sequence ATGACCACGACAACCACCGCCCCTGCGAGCAGCCGGTTCTTCGGCTGGGTCGCAGTGTCCCTCGCCGTGTTCGCCGCGGCCTGGGGCGGAAATCAATTCACACCGCTGCTCGTCATGTACCGGACATCGAACGGGATCTCGCCGGTCGTCGTCGACATCCTGTTGTTCACGTACGTACTCGGCATCGTCCCGGCGCTGCTCATCGGCGGACCGCTCTCGGACCGCTTCGGCAGGCGTCCGTTGATGCTCCCGTCACCGCTCATCGCCGCCGCCGGATCGGTGTTCCTGGCCCTCGGGGCCGACGCGGTTCCGCTCCTGGTCGTCGGCCGAGTTCTCAGCGGCATCGCGTTGGGTTTGGCGATGGCCGTCGGCGGCAGCTGGATCAAGGAACTGTCGGATCGCGACGGGGCAGGAGTGACCGCAGGCGCCCGCCGAGCGGCCCTCAGTCTGACTGCCGGGTTCGGCGTCGGCGCCGGCGTCGCGGCCGTGCTCGCTCAGTGGGCGCCCTGGCCGAACCAACTCTCGTATCTGATCAACATCATCCTCGCCGTGGTCGCCTTCGGAGCGATCCTGCGAACACCGGAATCGCTGGCTGCCAAGCCGGACGGCGATTTCAGTCTGCGCGGAGATCTTCGGATCCGTTCGGCGCGGCATCCGCGTTTCTGGGTGATGGTGGCGCCGGTGGCGCCTTGGGTGTTCGGCGCCTGCGCCGTCGCCTACGCGGTGATTCCGGCCTTCATGACCGATCGGACTTCGGACTGGTCGATCGCTTTCGCCGGACTGTGCTGCGTCGCGGGCCTGGCCTCCGGGTTCTTCATCCAGACGCTCGGTAAGCGCATCGACAAGCCCGGCACGCCGCGCACGATGGTCGTCGCGCTGGTACTGGTGATGGCCGGACTCGGGCTGTCGATCGCTGCGGCTGCGATGCTCACGGTCCCCATCGCCTTGGTCGCGGCTGCGGTGCTCGGATGCGGGTACGGAATGGCGCTCATCTCGGGGTTGCTCGAGGTCCAGCGCATCGCGAAGCCGCGCGACCTGGCGGGCCTGACCGCCGTCTTCTACAGCCTCACCTACCTGGGATTCGCGTCACCGGCGATCATGGCGGGGATCATGGAGAGCTTCCCGTCGGTCTCCTATGCGGAGATGTTCGGATTCGGCGTCGCCATGGCTCTGCTCGCGGTGATCGTGGTCGTCGTCGGCAACCGCACACGCAAGGCCGGCCCGCAGACACTGCGTCCTGCCCGCGTCACCGAGGTGGATCTCGAGCAGCGTTCAGCGGAATCCGAGGACACCCGTGAGATGACCTCCCAGAGGTGA
- a CDS encoding GntR family transcriptional regulator, translated as MTYSAADRVYAEVKELILSSGLPGGELISEGEIAERCDVSRTPVREAFLRLSAEGWMRLYPKRGALIVPVAESEGREVIDARVLVETHAVRSVVARPDSAVDLTARLDENVGAHRAVDPVDTAEFARLDAEFHQHIVAAGDNAILGDFYISLGERQRRMTTARLHRSRTVAERILDDHAALARAVADGDADAFERLLTDHLTGVHEIPGGPR; from the coding sequence ATGACGTATTCAGCCGCCGACCGGGTGTACGCGGAAGTGAAGGAACTGATCCTCAGCAGCGGACTTCCCGGAGGTGAACTGATCAGCGAAGGTGAGATCGCCGAGCGCTGCGACGTGAGCCGCACGCCGGTGCGCGAGGCGTTCCTGCGGCTGTCGGCCGAAGGCTGGATGCGGCTGTATCCGAAACGCGGTGCGCTCATCGTGCCCGTCGCCGAGAGCGAGGGACGGGAGGTGATCGACGCCCGCGTGCTCGTGGAGACGCACGCGGTCCGGAGTGTCGTCGCCCGTCCCGATTCGGCGGTCGACCTGACCGCACGTCTCGACGAGAACGTCGGCGCGCACCGTGCCGTGGATCCCGTGGACACGGCCGAGTTCGCACGACTGGATGCCGAGTTCCACCAGCACATCGTGGCGGCGGGCGACAACGCGATCCTCGGCGACTTCTACATTTCGCTCGGGGAGCGGCAACGGCGCATGACCACCGCTCGGCTCCACCGGAGCCGGACCGTCGCCGAACGCATCCTCGACGATCACGCAGCGCTCGCACGGGCAGTCGCCGACGGTGATGCCGACGCATTCGAGCGCCTGCTCACCGATCACCTGACCGGTGTGCACGAGATTCCCGGAGGTCCGCGATGA
- a CDS encoding NAD(P)-dependent malic enzyme produces the protein MTSTPEDRTSSTPTGQPITDEEIFAAHESGKLSVELRAPIDTQRDLSIAYTPGVAQVSRAIARERDLVDKYTWTDRLVAVVSDGTAVLGLGDVGPRASLPVMEGKSALFRAFAGLNSIPLVLDTTDPDEIVETLTRLRPSFGAVNLEDISAPRCFEIERRVIEALDCPVMHDDQHGTAIVVLAALKGALKHLGKDIVTLKVVISGAGAAGVACAKILHAAGVPDIVVLDSKGVIGTHRDDLNEFKTDLASWSNPRGLAGGGPEALQGADVFIGVSAGTIAEECVADMNDDAVVFALSNPDPEIHPDVAAKHAAVVATGRSDFPNQINNVLAFPGVFAGALDADASRITEGMKLAAAEAILGVVGDDLAADHIVPSPLDSRVAPAVRQAVADAARADGVAR, from the coding sequence GTGACCAGCACCCCAGAAGACCGCACCTCGTCGACGCCGACCGGGCAGCCGATCACCGACGAGGAGATCTTCGCCGCTCACGAGAGCGGGAAGCTGTCCGTTGAGTTGCGCGCACCCATCGACACTCAACGCGACCTGTCGATCGCGTACACACCCGGCGTCGCCCAGGTCTCGCGCGCCATCGCCCGTGAGCGCGACCTGGTCGACAAGTACACCTGGACGGACCGTCTGGTCGCCGTCGTCTCGGACGGCACCGCGGTACTCGGCCTCGGCGACGTGGGACCGCGCGCCTCGCTCCCCGTGATGGAGGGCAAGTCGGCGTTGTTCCGGGCGTTCGCGGGCCTGAACTCGATTCCGCTCGTGCTCGACACCACCGACCCGGACGAGATCGTGGAGACCCTCACCCGACTGCGCCCCAGTTTCGGTGCGGTGAACCTGGAGGACATCTCGGCGCCGCGCTGCTTCGAGATCGAGCGCCGCGTCATCGAGGCTCTCGACTGCCCGGTGATGCACGACGACCAGCACGGAACCGCTATCGTCGTGCTCGCCGCGCTGAAAGGCGCGTTGAAGCACCTCGGCAAGGACATCGTGACCCTCAAGGTCGTCATCTCCGGTGCCGGAGCTGCCGGTGTCGCGTGCGCAAAGATTCTGCACGCTGCCGGAGTACCGGACATCGTCGTCCTCGACTCCAAGGGGGTCATCGGCACGCACCGTGACGACCTGAACGAGTTCAAGACCGACCTCGCTTCCTGGAGCAACCCCCGAGGCCTGGCCGGCGGGGGCCCGGAAGCCCTCCAGGGCGCGGATGTGTTCATCGGAGTCTCCGCGGGCACCATCGCCGAGGAGTGCGTCGCGGACATGAACGACGACGCGGTCGTGTTCGCCCTGTCCAACCCCGACCCGGAGATCCACCCGGACGTCGCCGCCAAGCACGCGGCCGTCGTCGCTACCGGTCGCAGCGACTTCCCGAACCAGATCAACAACGTGCTCGCGTTCCCCGGAGTCTTCGCCGGCGCACTCGACGCCGACGCCAGCCGCATCACCGAGGGCATGAAACTGGCGGCCGCCGAGGCGATCCTCGGCGTCGTCGGCGACGACCTGGCCGCGGACCATATCGTGCCGAGCCCGCTCGACAGCCGAGTCGCCCCTGCTGTCCGGCAGGCCGTAGCCGACGCCGCTCGCGCAGACGGCGTCGCCCGCTAG
- a CDS encoding arylamine N-acetyltransferase family protein, whose protein sequence is MGLWHGDDLDLTAYFARIGFTGRPEPTPATLRDMHRAHTTSIPFENLEIMLGRDVPLDLDSLQRKLVRSARGGYCFEHAALFAAALERIGFRFTALTARVTLGGDPVTRPATHALLVVEFDDGARFLCDVGFGRGPLEPIELVAGPEHDQSGWRFRLSASPTDDLFRTESWILWQHDGEWIDRHTFTLNPQFPIDFHVGNHFVHTSSSSPFTKRPFVQRFTESEHRTLDGTTLTTTTPDGGRAVHESSPEDLPQLLADVFAIELDATDSSTLAATESARQAAATA, encoded by the coding sequence ATGGGACTGTGGCATGGCGACGACCTCGACCTGACCGCCTACTTCGCGCGGATCGGGTTCACCGGCCGACCGGAACCCACTCCCGCGACACTGCGCGACATGCACCGCGCGCATACGACGTCGATCCCGTTCGAGAACCTCGAGATCATGCTCGGACGAGACGTGCCGCTCGACCTGGACTCCTTGCAGCGCAAGCTCGTCCGGTCGGCACGCGGCGGCTACTGCTTCGAGCATGCCGCCCTCTTCGCCGCAGCGCTCGAGCGCATCGGATTCCGATTCACCGCGTTGACGGCCCGCGTCACACTCGGTGGTGACCCGGTCACCCGGCCGGCCACCCATGCATTGCTCGTCGTCGAGTTCGACGACGGCGCCAGGTTTCTCTGCGACGTCGGTTTCGGTCGGGGCCCACTGGAGCCGATCGAGTTGGTCGCCGGTCCCGAACACGATCAGTCCGGTTGGCGTTTTCGCCTGTCAGCGTCACCGACTGACGACCTCTTCCGCACCGAGAGCTGGATTCTGTGGCAGCACGACGGCGAGTGGATCGATCGCCACACGTTCACGCTGAATCCGCAGTTCCCGATCGACTTCCACGTCGGCAACCACTTCGTCCACACCTCCTCGAGTTCGCCGTTCACCAAGCGGCCGTTCGTCCAGCGGTTCACCGAATCCGAGCACCGCACGCTGGACGGCACCACGCTCACCACGACCACCCCCGACGGCGGACGCGCCGTCCACGAGTCGAGCCCCGAGGATCTTCCCCAACTCCTCGCAGACGTGTTCGCCATCGAACTGGACGCGACCGACAGCAGCACTCTGGCCGCGACGGAGTCGGCCCGCCAGGCTGCGGCCACCGCATGA